GCTTACATGATTCCCCAAGTTGTATCACATGACGACAACTTTATACTCTATTATTTATACACACTTGGATTGTGGTTGCATTGAAATTGGCATCTCAAATGCAAATCTCAAGAGGAAATTAAATTGATGTTTGACACCCGGAAAGCTAGATTGATCTCCTTAGTTTGCACGGCTCAAGGAGGTACAGAAGAGCATTGTTTGATTGAATTGGAAGTAAAACCCATATGGGATTTTTTGGTAATTGGGTCTGGGGGGTTTTTCTAGGATCCCCGGAGAAACTgggttttggctttttatgtGTCTATGTTTGATTAGCTTTACAAGTAACAACAACGGGTGAAGCCGACAGTTTCAGGGAGAATTCACCTGGCTGAAATAGAGAATCTAAGGATATGGCTGAGAGGCATCAGTGACTAGTTAGGTTATGCTAAATGACTTATTTGTACTTGGCTAAATCATCTCACTTCTTAATTCATGCTTGGGATAGTTTTATTTATTCATCTATCTGTCCTTTCGACATTTCTAGTCTAGTAAGTGTACTTCAGCATTATTTAGTTGGTTATTCATGTGATACCAATCAGAGTGGGGAATCCGACCTACGTACATTTTCAAGAATCAATCTATATCTATACATCTGGGGTTCATTAgtgatatatttttgttttttaaaattgcatatattgcATAACTGGGTCTAAAGGTTGGCAAACTGAGGGATGTAATATGTTTGCAGCAATTCACAGAACCTGCAACAAATGCTAGCTATCTTTTCCTTCattcttttagtttattttcattttctttgacCACATATTATGTGGTTGTACAAGGAACGGATTGGCTTATAAGGTTGTGCATCTAATGTTTCTTTCTTTGCAGGGTTTTGTTAGATCTCATCGAAGCGATTCTCACTATCAAATATCCAGGGGTGATACGTTGTACAACTATGTCTtgtttctctttcctttctcgGAGGGCTTCAAGGCTCCCTAGACATCCTGCTGAAGTTGATGAAGGTTAGAGGATTACGAATTCACTGGAATGATTTCTTTTGCCCTTTCTTGCATGTGGTGTTTCCCTTTCTATGATGTTTCTAATGAGATAAATTTGAACAACAGAGCTATCAAGTGCTTATAATATTCATATATACACTTACAAAGAATTGAGAAATGCCACCGATGATTTTAGTCCATCTAATAAAATTGGGGAGGGAGGTTTTGGTTCTGTCTATAAGGTAAAACATCACAAACCTCTTCGACTTCAATTAATGCTCTGAAATTAAAATCTTCACTTATTACTTGCGCTAATTGAATCTAACCATCCTTACCATCTTTCTCGCCATGCTTGTTAATGAGCAGGGTAGACTTAAAGGGGGTGTATTTGCTGCTATAAAAGTACTATCAGCAGGATCAAAGCAAGGGGTTAGAGAGTTCCTGACAGAGATTAATGTGATCTCATCTGTTGAGCATGAAAACTTGGTTCAACTATATGGTTGCTGCGTGGAAGGCGACCATAGAATATTGGTGTATAATTATGTTGAGAACAACAGCCTCTCACAAACTCTCTTAGGTAACTTCTAACTTCTTAATGATTTGCAAATGTCTTTTCCTACTTTGAAACTAAAAAAACCTGATTTTCATGTTGTTAACAACCGTTTTTTCTCTGCTTTAAGGTTGCGGACACAGTAGCTTACAGTTTAGTTGGAGAACGCGAACTAAAATTTGTATAGGCATTGCTCGTGGGCTTGCTTTCCTTCATGAGGAAGTTCGCCCGCATATCATTCATAGAGATATCAAAGCAAGTAATATCCTTCTAGATAAAGACCTCAGCCCCAAAATTGCTGATTTTGGTCTTGCAAAGCTCATGCCTCCCAATGCCACTCATGTTAGCACACGCGTTGCAGGAACAATGTAAGTTCAGAAATTCCAGTTCTTCTTTTTGGTGTATTATGTAGTTTTGCAATGGGATCATGTCCTAGGACTTGAACACTGTTATAAAAACATACGGTTTCCAATAAATTTTGTGGTTGCTCACTAGTAAAGAAATTTGATACAAGAATATTCAACATCTGACACATATGATTGGTTAAGAGTTTGTTGGTCTTTTGCAATCAAACGGGGCCGTGATTGACCATCACCAGTCTTGGGGTCTTCATATGTGAGTCCAGGAGTAGCACCCAGTTTTGGCAACACATAAAACCATGCTCACTGTACTCAAGTGTAGTAATTCCTTGAAGAACTCAGCAATCAGATAAATGTTACTGAGATATTTAGTAGTAGATGAGGGTGCACATCACATAAAACTCAAGCATTAAGCCACTGGTATCTCAATTTCTTCAACTTACAATGCGTTTGTAACGTTGGCCCAtatctgttttttctttttgtagagGCTATTTGGCACCAGAGTATGCAATTCGAGGACAGGTGACACGAAAAGCAGATATTTACAGTTTTGGTGTTCTCATGTTGGAAATTGTCAGTGGCAGATGTAACAGAAACTCAAAATTACCTATTGGAGAGCAAGATCTTCTTGAAAGGGTGAGTTTTTTTTTCTCCCACGGGCAATTATGATATATATGTGCTAAATAAAATGACTTAACTTACACCAAATAATGGTAAACGTTTGCGATATTTTACACTAAAATAATTTCATTTGCTAACCCATGAATGGGTTGTAAAACACCATAAATAGGAGTTTGAATATTAAGACATTAATCAATAGAATTTTCATGTTTCAGACATGGGGACTTTATGAAAGGGCTGAGCTAGTGATGCTTGTGGATACGGCCATGGATGGAGATTTTGATGCGGAGGAAGCCTGCAagttcttgaaaatttctttgctcTGCACCCAAGACGCACCAAAGCTTCGGCCTTCCATGTCAACAGTAGTGAAGATGCTGACAGGAGAGGTTGCTGTGAACGACGACATCACAAAGCCTGGTCTCATCTCTGATTTCATGGACCTCAAAGTGAGGAGCAATGACGACAAGCCCAGCACTTACAACACGGTATCATCTGGTTCAGACCAGAATGATCATTCAATGTCATCAGGAAACACTAGTTGTGCCACCATCACCTTCACCGATATCTCTTACCGGAGCTGATGGCTTTCCTCCTGGATAAATAGTCCTCGTTcgttgtttgtttttttaatgGTGAGAAACCTTTGTATGTAAATTCTGTGTAGCCATGCCTTGTATGTATTATAGTGGGTATAAAGAGTGATACGGTGGAAGCCTTTGAAGAGGCATCAACACAAATGTTGTGATAGCTTTTTACAGGATTTCGAAGAACAGGCAATAATTTTGATGATACAGAAAGGATAATTTTTCTTGTTAATGTTCTTGGTGATTTACAGCTTTCCTACCTATAATAGATTAGGATGGCATTCTTGTTTACGGCGAATACCATATCCGAACTAGGCGCATCCATCCCACTGGTGTACATTACCAAGGCACCAAAACTAAGCCACTACAATACCAATGAAATCTCAACCTAAATGGACTCCCAAGAAACCAAAGTGGATCACATCACAATCTCCCACACTTCTCGGAGCAAGTGGATGTAATGGCTCCTCAATATCCATTACCATGTTTACGATAGGGAACTGTCGTCCAGGTTACATTTTGGTGTAGATTTTGTGAGTAAAACTACTCTTTCAGTTTCAAAGAGATAAGCTAATCACATTCATGTGTAATTTGTACATGCGACCAGCCTATTATTTTTTTGTGAAATGTAAGAAATATAAGTTACTAGGGTGATTATTATCCATGGCATCTGAGTCCTCTActcctcattttttttttctttttctttttcataggtaTAGTTGTTTTTTAATTCTCCAAAAGCATTCCAtgcaaaaaatcaaaagaaaaaaatcaaaagaaaataaaataataataataattgctCTCAATGCAGGCCACATTCCACAAACCAACATCATTAACATGTGTGTGGTCTGCATGTGAGCAACTcatagtgttgttgttgttttggtgTGTATAATATACTAGTAAGTGCGAAGGAATGATTCCCAAAGTTTGGCAGGATACTACTGCATAGTATATATTTACATAAACAACTAAAAAAATCAGAAGAACAGTATCTAAAATGAAGATATTGTGTAACGTGGTCTAGGAAGCAGACTGGAAATTTACTCAGTCACCGCCACTCTTTGCCTGGCAGGCAATCTGTCTGGAACGATCtcacaccaccaccacctactcaTTTAATCCTCTTTATTTATTAGTTTTTGGCCCGTTGCAAGTTAGTGTCTCCAAGCCCTGATCTTGAGTCTCTTTACTATACCATCATGTACGGGTTGGTCGTCTTGGTCGATAAGATTGGTTGGATTGTGAGAAAATTTTGGATTATATGTTTTCAGAAAAAGAAATGGAATGTATTTTCAGTGGATTAATCATTTTGTTTTTGTTAGAGAATGCTCAATAGCTTATCAAtgataaatgacaattaattaacacaaaattaaaattgattaaaaagattaaaatcaacaattcctgggtgaaaaggatatttagattttgatactgattaaatggacaaaaatgtaaaaataaccagggcccaggatgtaaacagtttcatcctatccatttttaaatattttttcttatttttaatttacatcaagatgcatccagtttcatccttgctattttttaagtttaagtcaggataaattcagtttcatccttgctatttttttggtgtcaatttcacccataataatttttattcgtccatttgaaccatgttttaaaaatatttggataaatgacccattttccgattaaTTAACGACTCATGTACAACCGGAACACATTATTCTGCATGAGTAGCGAATTATTAACTGAGAAGTTAGGTAATCGATTAACGACCCtcagtatgtttttttttttttctgaaacacTGAAATCATCTGATTTGTCTGGATCTAATTCATGTGTTTGATATCTAGCCCAGTTTTCTAAATCTCTCTTGCATGgagttttttttataaaaacgaaacaagaaaaaaacataaatttAGATATGAGTATCTAAACCCCCAACACCCAACTGTTAAGtattaaaaccaaaaaaataaataccaAGCTCAGAAAAACGAAAAACGGTAACAACAGCCGTATCCACTTTTGAACAAAACCAATAAACCATACAAATCTTTTCAAACAACACAATTCTTTAacgattttcttttcaaaatctggaAAGTGAATTCAGTATATACACAGTAGAGTAGAAAGGGAAGAAAGAACATCACATGGTGTATGTTTATGATTGATAGAAAATCActcagacaaagaagaagattcctCCTTTATTATATATATGTCTGACCTGATAAAAATAAACTTAACTAGTCTCAGGTGATTAGGATTCTCTGTCTCTGTGTGCAGGTTGCAGACTGTAATATATAACATGAAAAGAAAATGGAAATGGTGGGATGCACTTTTTCTTCTTTCGTTTCATATAACTAACTCCACTATAGCAAGAACCTAGCTGCATGCTAGCTCATGAATATGGTCTTTAGTGGTTAATGATGGGGAGAGAATAGGGAACACTATGCTAGGGGGCTGTCGGTTTTGGCTAGCTATGTATCTAAAGCagccttttttcttttctttttttttttctattgttgTGTTATTCTACACAATATGCTCTCTATGTTTGGTTTGATTAAGAGGATTATGAAAAGATGATCATGGGCAGGTCTGTGAGAGAGACCTGGAGCAAGGATATGCCGAGAAGATAGATGACAAGATTTATATAGCAATTTGTCATTTTGATTGCAAGAGTTTTTCTTATTCTATTCCTTGGTGAATAGTATATGGAAACAATTTGTTGATTGATCTGcatcatactccctccgtttcaaaataattaCACACAAACCTATTTATCATTTTGAAACGGAAATAGTAAATAAATACGGCAAGGGAAGAATTTGCCTTCAGATCTCTAGGAACAATTGTTGATTGAAATGTATCTAGAACGAAGGACCTTCCTAGAGGCAAGTCATTACAATGGTCAAATGTGGAACAATGTCCTCAATACTAAATATAGGCCTGttaatatttgtccgatatccgtttccgagtattcgagatcgtataggattttatccgttttatcggatatagGGTCGGATATTTTATCCGATATTTCTTTCTTAACATATCGAAACGGATTAGACctcatccgaaatgttaatatccgatatccaataatataggaacttatttgtaatttattcctaatttcgagtctagtaacggatattatcggatattgtcggataaatatcgataagtgtcaattatgaaaatattttacaaggatttttaagcttttttgttataaccggatattatcggatatccgacagcttaacctatcggaatcgatatctaaTTTTGATATCTTATAGGATattatcgaatatccggtagtgcttaacctgtcgggtatcggatttctaaatatccgacggatattcttccaggCCTAACTAAATATAGTAGGATGGGCTCTTTCGAATATCATCAAACATTTTTGATGCATTGATCTGTATTTGGTCTCCCTTTATCGGTGAGCGCTCAGTATTTTCGAAAAACAAATAAGGCTTATCTAGTTGAACAAACACAACATAGACTTGGGGATTTTATAACTAAGATGGAGGGAGTGTTAAAGATCTGTTTGACTTAGATTATATTAATTTTTTGCATTTTCCCTAGAGATAGATCATTTTTAATCTTTGGTTTGATTGAAGTCAAGACGGTTGGTCACCATCTATAATATGCTTATATTTTATTTGCTAGAGCATGTGTCGGTTGAATCCCGTAGGAGTTAGCGTccagtctagaaaaattgtaaacTGTTTAGAGAGCAAAATACATCTCGAACTGTGAAGGTCATTCCTTCTAATACTATGTAGTAGAGTAATAATATATAGGACAGATTATATCATTACTTAGTGACTTCAAAGCTTGAAGACTTGACCATTACAACAAACATAAAAGGAGAGGTACCAAACACACTAACAACTTTGTTGTTTGAACCTATAAGGCAAACCCTAATACTATCAACAAGTAAATCTTTAGAAAAGATCCTTGTATATACAGTTTATCTTTCTTGCATAATAGTAGTATAGATCAAAGATCCATGTACCTGATTATGTATAAGAactctttgaaaatcttaaaaatcAACATCCAAGATCAACCTAGTATGTAGCTGAATTGTGCAAGATAGAAatcccaacaaaaaaaaaagtcttttGATACGAATTCAGCAAGAACAAGTCTAGTATGATGTTAACCAATACGATCTCGAAAACTATCTAGGTCGATTACGGAGTCACTTGCTTTTGCTTTAACTATAACAACATGGGAAGGTCTGTGAAAGAGATATGGAGCAAGgatatgtcaagaacataaatacaacatttgtatactaaaatttgttaggatagtTCTTCATTTGATCCCAAGGTTTTGAggactttctttttttctttctttccaggAACTTGGACCCCTACTTTTTTATCCAATTTTCATGAATTAAAAAATGGTTTCTGACTCACTATTAATTACTCCCTCTGTCCAAGTTATAAAAGTtcacttgattttttattttattttttgatgtaAAAGGTGACATGTAATAATTAATCAATGTAGTGCAATAGATTTACAATTTCATTTTTGTCAAAATTAAAATGCTAGATTTATGAACTCTATTGGTTCAAATTTTTTTGACATACACTGGAGATTTCTACTAATGTATCTAACATGAGATTGAGGTAATTTCTCCAGAACTGAAATAGCTTCTTTGATAGTGTTTTCCACTGTCCAAGATATGTTTTCTCCTTTACTTTTAATTGTTTCTTCCAACGTTTTGCAATCGTGACAATAGAGAAGCTAGACAAAATGTTTTCTTCTAACCATTTTCCTGCTTTTAGCAGTGTTTTAGCTTCCGCATGAAGAGCCGAACAAGCCCAATTTGATTCTGCTGAAATGTGCATAAATTCCTCTTGATCCGCCAAATAAAGAATAAACGCATATCCCATTGTAGAATCTTCTTTTTTAAAGGAGGCATCTATAAAGATTATCCAATCTGAGTGAATAAAAGCCCATGAGGGTTGatttatttttccttaatatTGTTTACCTGATGAGTTGTGTATTGGGTAACTCGATTATAAAAATCTCTTTATCTGCTCAATCAGGTTTGTTCGATCCGGTTCTATTTTTTCAAAAGTAACCGAGTATCTATATTTCCAGATGAATACCAAAGTATAGTAGTAATTTTCTCCGAGAAATGCGTAAGCTTTGGGTCGGAAATCCATTTTTCAATCCATGTACTTATCGAGTCCGCTTAGATCTGTGAGTTAACCCCATCTAAAGATAACCCAAACCAAATGGATCTTGCAAAGGGACATTTTCTGGAGAGGTGATGTTCTATTTCTTGGGCTTGAGAGTTGCACATTGTGAAATCTGGCGATATCTCTGGATTGTGAGCCGCTAATCTGCTTGTAGTGTGAAGAGTTTGTTGGGTTAATTTCCATATGAATAACTTAATCCTTGGAATTACTTGCAACTTCCATAATTGTTTCCATGGGAAATCCTTGTTGTCTTCATCTGCAGGATTTTGGCTTATCAAaaattataaatgtttttttGCTG
This is a stretch of genomic DNA from Papaver somniferum cultivar HN1 chromosome 1, ASM357369v1, whole genome shotgun sequence. It encodes these proteins:
- the LOC113278371 gene encoding cold-responsive protein kinase 1-like, with amino-acid sequence MSCFSFLSRRASRLPRHPAEVDEELSSAYNIHIYTYKELRNATDDFSPSNKIGEGGFGSVYKGRLKGGVFAAIKVLSAGSKQGVREFLTEINVISSVEHENLVQLYGCCVEGDHRILVYNYVENNSLSQTLLGCGHSSLQFSWRTRTKICIGIARGLAFLHEEVRPHIIHRDIKASNILLDKDLSPKIADFGLAKLMPPNATHVSTRVAGTIGYLAPEYAIRGQVTRKADIYSFGVLMLEIVSGRCNRNSKLPIGEQDLLERTWGLYERAELVMLVDTAMDGDFDAEEACKFLKISLLCTQDAPKLRPSMSTVVKMLTGEVAVNDDITKPGLISDFMDLKVRSNDDKPSTYNTVSSGSDQNDHSMSSGNTSCATITFTDISYRS